A window of Akkermansia muciniphila contains these coding sequences:
- a CDS encoding HAD family hydrolase → MIKTAIFDFDGTLADTLPLCREAFRQAVRDLDGRTATDEEIESQFGPDDLGVIQRLLPGKPELHERGRELFIRYYRELHPELAPSPFPGAHELLHALRNRGIRLAMVTGKRLESADISLRFFHLDGFFPILETGSPQGGVKPDRIKRALNRLNSSAEEAVYIGDSPTDVDACRAVPIRILAAGWAAEADVEGLKERKPDYLLTRFEDMDRFFREHASGGPGEPMPPHGGNEGL, encoded by the coding sequence ATGATCAAAACCGCCATTTTTGACTTTGACGGAACCCTTGCGGATACCCTGCCCCTGTGCCGGGAAGCCTTCCGCCAGGCTGTACGGGATCTGGACGGCAGGACGGCGACGGATGAAGAAATAGAAAGCCAGTTCGGGCCGGACGACCTGGGCGTCATTCAAAGGCTGCTTCCCGGAAAGCCGGAGCTCCACGAACGCGGCAGGGAGCTTTTCATCCGCTATTACCGTGAACTCCACCCGGAACTGGCACCCTCCCCTTTCCCCGGCGCCCATGAGTTGCTGCACGCTCTCCGCAACCGCGGCATCCGGCTGGCCATGGTCACCGGCAAGCGCCTGGAAAGCGCAGACATTTCTCTCCGGTTCTTCCACCTGGACGGGTTCTTTCCCATTCTGGAAACAGGCTCCCCGCAAGGCGGCGTAAAGCCGGACCGCATTAAACGGGCGCTGAACCGCCTGAATTCTTCTGCTGAAGAAGCCGTCTACATTGGGGACTCCCCCACGGATGTGGACGCTTGCCGCGCCGTCCCCATCCGCATTCTTGCCGCAGGCTGGGCCGCGGAAGCGGACGTGGAGGGGCTGAAAGAACGGAAGCCGGACTACCTGCTGACCCGCTTTGAAGATATGGACCGCTTTTTCCGGGAGCATGCATCCGGGGGACCGGGTGAGCCGATGCCGCCTCACGGTGGAAATGAAGGCCTTTAA
- a CDS encoding APC family permease, protein MHGKAPKEYLSLWSVIALGIGSMVGAGIFALMGQATLMAGKNVYWSFLLGGAAALLSGYTYAKLGSRYPGSGGIMDYFNQAFSHKTLSGALTLIYLGTLVITVALVAKSFGAYASRLFLPDGLVSMYSTALFASVAILLLGALNMGGAKAVGKSEVVMVAFKLLILTVLMLASFGSTVPVGADPIPVKGLDGLLGSVGLTFFAFAGYGMMANTAGNLKNPAKTLPKAIFLAIGIVLVLYLVLSYVVLSNVPATSLESHTETAVAQAAYPVLGVWGFMAVSVAALIATASAINATMFSMLDISRALAHNGQLGAIFKRPFWGNGTEGFFYLLLGILVMTNAFNLVAIANLAGACFLISYLAVFVAHWRLRKETKGNILLIILGFLLMLFILGAFFYQMFFSQPYLIPLIVLFVAACFVLEFLIRRKMAKTAASKAP, encoded by the coding sequence ATGCACGGAAAGGCTCCAAAAGAATATTTATCCCTGTGGAGCGTGATTGCATTGGGAATAGGTTCCATGGTGGGAGCGGGAATTTTCGCCCTCATGGGTCAGGCGACCCTGATGGCGGGTAAAAACGTGTACTGGTCTTTCCTGCTGGGAGGCGCTGCCGCCCTGCTTTCCGGTTATACGTACGCCAAGCTGGGCTCCCGTTATCCCGGTTCCGGAGGAATCATGGATTATTTCAACCAGGCTTTTTCCCACAAGACCCTTTCCGGTGCGCTCACATTGATTTATTTGGGAACGCTGGTCATTACCGTGGCCCTGGTAGCCAAGTCCTTTGGCGCGTACGCGTCCCGCCTGTTTTTGCCGGACGGGCTGGTCAGCATGTATTCCACCGCCCTGTTTGCCAGCGTGGCCATTCTTCTGCTGGGGGCGCTGAACATGGGCGGGGCCAAGGCCGTCGGGAAGTCCGAGGTGGTGATGGTGGCGTTCAAGCTGCTGATTCTGACGGTGCTGATGCTTGCCAGCTTCGGTTCCACCGTGCCGGTGGGCGCGGACCCCATTCCGGTGAAGGGGCTGGACGGCCTGCTGGGGAGTGTAGGGCTGACGTTCTTCGCTTTTGCCGGTTACGGCATGATGGCCAATACGGCGGGCAATCTGAAGAATCCGGCCAAAACATTGCCCAAGGCCATTTTTCTGGCGATAGGCATCGTGCTGGTGCTGTATCTGGTGCTTTCCTACGTGGTCCTGTCCAATGTTCCCGCCACTTCCCTGGAAAGCCATACGGAGACCGCCGTAGCGCAGGCCGCCTATCCCGTGCTGGGCGTGTGGGGGTTCATGGCCGTCTCCGTAGCGGCATTGATTGCCACGGCGTCAGCCATTAATGCCACCATGTTCAGCATGCTGGACATTTCCAGGGCCCTGGCCCACAACGGACAGTTGGGAGCCATTTTCAAACGCCCCTTCTGGGGAAACGGCACAGAGGGCTTTTTTTACCTGCTGCTGGGCATTCTGGTGATGACGAATGCCTTTAACCTGGTAGCCATCGCCAATCTGGCGGGGGCATGTTTCCTGATCAGCTATCTGGCTGTGTTCGTAGCCCACTGGCGGCTCCGGAAGGAGACGAAGGGGAACATCCTGCTGATTATCCTGGGATTCCTGCTGATGCTGTTTATTCTGGGCGCCTTTTTCTACCAGATGTTCTTCAGCCAGCCTTACCTGATTCCGCTGATTGTCCTGTTTGTGGCGGCCTGCTTCGTTCTGGAGTTCCTGATTCGCAGAAAGATGGCAAAGACGGCGGCGTCCAAGGCTCCCTGA